One genomic region from Nilaparvata lugens isolate BPH chromosome 3, ASM1435652v1, whole genome shotgun sequence encodes:
- the LOC120350397 gene encoding uncharacterized protein LOC120350397, with product MYIKQRNHKPTLEEVAPTILEIARLKREIKRRHKEIMLGRRIAEEKHVEHFKPLAEPLVNLVETFQQMPVQQPQLPPSRASKKRPRYLKPRIKMHSRHVKGRQRQSKPELLSSEHRPFSTASTHHTYPTPPTTPFVKDATYTRRGLTGASKAKHKLQLSSIDEESPTFESYGTGEVSSPMAGTSGVGRQLWKAGKQAFEEDEGEEYNMSRGYDDSSDEELSGDGQDDDKNVEQLLNESHGTTVQNILDQTDLAGKQVADYIRGSLSKDNDDFDDTFGPRVRDNAYYLGNKYLTFGENGDEIVLTDPVDQEEKTFTATLGLCELIFKKNPNRVLVESADRQAYGEILNWTSVYRQNNDPRGEIVNYNKAKYKNTIKRLLDDSRDGGQRHSERQVTGRGSIAPRRDFSKEKSQKIYRGRGVLSAIKGAAGTIVNKAIDILPVELHIPGYQYCGPGTKLQKRLAQGDPGINKLDQACKEHDIAYSKSGDTASRAVADSILAERAWDRVRSDDAGVLEKAAALAVTNIMKAKAKFGGGMKRSLKEVSRVVEKGKKQKIQPSKKKSMKGGRGLYLRHQKPKVGTGLYLRQQRSKVGQGLYLRKQRTATP from the coding sequence atgtatatcaaacaaaggaaccatAAGCCAACATTGGAGGAGGTTGCTCCTACCATATTGGAGATTGCTAGGTTGAAGCGTGAAATCAAAAGGAGGCATAAGGAAATCATGCTGGGTAGACGGATTGCAGAAGAGAAACATGTGGAACACTTCAAACCTCTAGCTGAGCCACTAGTCAACCTAGTCGAAACCTTCCAACAGATGCCAGTTCAACAGCCACAACTACCTCCATCAAGAGCATCCAAGAAGCGTCCCAGGTATCTGAAGCCTAGAATAAAAATGCACTCCAGGCATGTGAAGGGTAGGCAGAGACAATCCAAGCCAGAGTTGTTATCATCAGAACATCGTCCTTTCTCAACAgcatcaacacaccacacataTCCTACTCCACCAACAACACCATTTGTTAAAGATGCCACATATACAAGGCGTGGACTTACTGGTGCAAGTAAAGCAAAACATAAGCTCCAACTCTCCAGCATTGATGAAGAGTCACCAACATTTGAATCATATGGAACTGGAGAAGTTTCAAGTCCAATGGCAGGCACCTCAGGAGTTGGACGGCAACTATGGAAAGCAGGAAAGCAGGCATTTGAAGAGGATGAGGGTGAGGAGTATAATATGAGTAGAGGATATGATGATAGCAGTGATGAGGAGCTGTCTGGAGATGGAcaggatgatgataagaatgttgaacaattattgaatgaaagtcatGGTACAACAGTTCAGAATATCCTTGATCAAACTGATCTAGCTGGAAAACAGGTAGCTGATTACATTAGAGGATCATTGAGCAAGGACAATGACGATTTTGATGACACTTTTGGGCCAAGAGTGAGAGACAATGCTTACTACCTGGGCAATAAGTATTTAACTTTTGGAgagaatggtgatgaaattgtgCTGACTGACCCTGTAGATCAGGAAGAAAAGACCTTCACAGCTACATTGGGACTTTGTGAGTTGATTTTTAAGAAGAATCCGAATCGTGTATTAGTTGAATCTGCTGACAGACAGGCCTATGGAGAAATATTGAACTGGACCAGTGTGTACAGACAGAACAATGATCCAAGAGGTGAGATTGTTAACTACAACAAAGCCAAGTATAAGAATACAATCAAACGCCTTTTGGATGATAGCAGAGATGGTGGTCAAAGACATTCTGAGAGACAAGTGACTGGGAGAGGATCTATTGCTCCAAGGCGTGATTTTAGTAAGGAGAAAAGTCAGAAGATCTATAGAGGAAGAGGTGTTCTGTCAGCTATCAAGGGAGCTGCTGGTACAATAGTTAATAAGGCAATCGACATTCTACCAGTTGAACTTCATATCCCTGGCTATCAATACTGTGGACCAGGAACAAAACTTCAGAAGCGATTAGCACAAGGTGATCCAGGAATCAACAAACTTGATCAGGCTTGTAAGGAGCATGATATTGCCTATTCCAAGAGTGGTGATACagcaagcagagcagtagcagacaGCATCTTGGCAGAGAGAGCCTGGGACAGAGTGAGATCTGATGATGCGGGGGTGTTGGAAAAagctgcagcactagcagtcacCAACATTATGAAGGCCAAGGCAAAATTTGGGGGAGGTATGAAAAGATCACTGAAGGAAGTCAGCAGGGTGgttgagaaggggaagaaacaaaagattcaaccatcgaagaaaaaatcaatgaaaggaggtcgaggtctttacttgagacatcagaaaccaaaggttggtacaggtctttacttgagacagcAGAGATCAAAGGTCGGtcaaggtctttacttgagaaagCAGAGAACAGCAACACCTTAG